The window TCCGATCTCGTCGCTCAGGCAGCGGTCCCGGTCCAACGCCGGGACCGTCGCCCGGACCTGGTCGTGGGTGATCCGGCCGAGCGGCCCGAGGCGTGAGTACCGGCCCGACACGTCGACGGCCTGCGCGGCCGCGAGCAATTCGACCGCCAGGATCCAGTTGTTGTTCGCCAGCACCCGGCGGGCGTTCCTCGCCGCGATCAGGCCCATGCTGACCACGTCCTGGTTGTCGGCGTTGGCGGGGACGCTCTGGGCGCTCGCCGGGCCGATCGTGCGGTTCTCGGCGACCAGCGCGCTCGCCGGATACTGCGCTCCGGCGAGCCCGCTGTTCAGACCGGGATCGGCGGTGATGAGGAACTCGGGCAGCCCGTCGTTGAGATGCCGGTTGAGCAGCCGATGGGTCCGGCGTTCGGAGAACACGCCGAGCTGGGTGAGCGCGATGGTGCAGTAGTCCAGCACGAAAGCGACCGGCTGGCCGTGGAAATTCGCGCCGTGGAAGATCTCTTCTTCGCCGGATTCGCCGAAGAAGAGAGGATTGTCGTTGGCGGAATTGAGTTCGACTTCGAGGGTGGCTCCGGCGTGCCGGAGGGTGTCGCGGACGGCGCCGAGCACCTGCGGAATCGCCCGCAGGGTGTACGCCTTCTGCAGGTAGACCTCGCCGTCACCGCGGCGGGCCTGCCGTGCCAGTTCGGCGTGGCCGACCGCGAGTCCGCTGCCCCGCAGCAGCAGGCGCAGGTTCGCCGCGGTGTCGATCTGACCGCGGTGAGGCCGGGCTCGTTCGTGCCCGTCGGCGAGGAACGGGCTCGTCGAGCCACGCAGCACCTCCACGACGAGCGCGGCGACGATCTCGGCCTGCCGCACCTGGTCCAGCGCGCGGCCGACCACCAGGGCGCCGAGCCCGGTCATCGCCGACGTGCCGTTGATCAGCGCGAGGCCTTCCTTGGCCCGCAATTCGAGCGGCACGAGCCCGTGCCGCTCGAGGACGGGGCCTGCCGGTGTCCGTTCGCCGTCTTCGAGGACATGGCCCTCGCCGATCAGGGTGCAGGCGATATGCGAGAGCGGCGCGAGGTCCCCGCTGGCTCCCAGCGACCCGATCTCCGGCACGGCCGGGATGATGTCCAGGTTCAAATAGGACACCAGCCGTTCGAGGACGGCCGGGCGCACGGCCGAGTAGCCCTTGGCGAGCGCGTTGAGCCTGGCCGCGAGCATCGCCCGGACCTCGTCCCTGGCGAACAGCGGTCCGACGCCGGTGCTGTGGCTGCGGACGAGGTTCGTCTGCAACGCGACCTCGTCGCCCGCCCCGACCGGATGGTGCACCAGCTCGCCGTATCCGGTGGTGACGCCGTAGACGGGAACGCCCTGGTTCACCAGCTCCTCGAACGACTTCCGGTTCTCCTCGACGATGGCCAGCGCGGAAGGTGGCACCGCGCACGGCGCTCCGCCCTCGGCGATCAGGCGGACACCGGCCAGGTCCAGGCTTTCGCCGTCGAGTTCGACCACCTGTCGCTCCCTCTCCGTCACAGTTCGGCCGCCGTCCTCGATCGGCCGAGCACCCAGCTCAGCACCGCTGTCGCCACGGCGAGCATCGCCAGCACCGCGCAGGTCACGACGAACGCGTCGCCGAACTCGGCCGCGGGGATCGACGCCGTGTCCTGTGGATTGCGCCCCAGCGCGGCGCGGTAGACCGTGCCGATACCCGCGATCCCGACGGCCATCGCGGCCTGGGTGACGGTGTTCAGCACGCCCGAACCCGCCCCGGTCAGATCGGCGGGCACCTGGGCCATGGCGATGCCGACCAGCGGTGAGACCACCAGTCCCTGCCCGATCCCGGACAGCCCGATGGTGACCGCGAGCGCGATCGCCTGGGTGCCGGCGCCGGTCTGCACGATGAACGGCATCGGCAG of the Amycolatopsis lurida genome contains:
- the cmdF gene encoding tyrosine 2,3-aminomutase — translated: MVELDGESLDLAGVRLIAEGGAPCAVPPSALAIVEENRKSFEELVNQGVPVYGVTTGYGELVHHPVGAGDEVALQTNLVRSHSTGVGPLFARDEVRAMLAARLNALAKGYSAVRPAVLERLVSYLNLDIIPAVPEIGSLGASGDLAPLSHIACTLIGEGHVLEDGERTPAGPVLERHGLVPLELRAKEGLALINGTSAMTGLGALVVGRALDQVRQAEIVAALVVEVLRGSTSPFLADGHERARPHRGQIDTAANLRLLLRGSGLAVGHAELARQARRGDGEVYLQKAYTLRAIPQVLGAVRDTLRHAGATLEVELNSANDNPLFFGESGEEEIFHGANFHGQPVAFVLDYCTIALTQLGVFSERRTHRLLNRHLNDGLPEFLITADPGLNSGLAGAQYPASALVAENRTIGPASAQSVPANADNQDVVSMGLIAARNARRVLANNNWILAVELLAAAQAVDVSGRYSRLGPLGRITHDQVRATVPALDRDRCLSDEIGALAAALSRGDFLDAVVRHGATPR